In the Caviibacter abscessus genome, one interval contains:
- a CDS encoding SAM hydrolase/SAM-dependent halogenase family protein, whose product MNALIFQSDFGVCDGAVAAMHGVAYSQDSNLKIYNLTHDIPQYDIWEASYRLIQSISFWPSGSVFVSVVDPGVGSSRRSVVVKTTTGQLIVTPDNGTLTHVKKMLGIEEVRLLEETKNHLPIQELSYTFHGRDVYAYTGARLASGKIKFEEIGPKIGVSSIIELKTVSPIIEENKVTGTIDVLDVRYGSLWSNIPYEDFKKLNISVGDKVEVTITHSDRVLYQNFIYFKTSFSDVRIGEPLIYINSLNNIGLAINQGSFAKAYNIKTGINWKISFKK is encoded by the coding sequence GTGAATGCTTTAATTTTTCAATCAGATTTTGGTGTATGTGATGGAGCTGTTGCAGCAATGCATGGTGTAGCATATAGTCAAGATTCAAATTTAAAAATATATAATCTGACACATGATATTCCACAATATGATATATGGGAAGCATCATATAGATTAATTCAATCTATATCTTTTTGGCCAAGTGGAAGTGTTTTTGTATCAGTTGTAGATCCAGGTGTTGGAAGTAGTAGAAGAAGTGTTGTCGTAAAAACAACTACAGGACAGTTAATTGTAACTCCGGATAATGGAACTTTAACACATGTCAAAAAAATGCTTGGAATTGAAGAAGTAAGGCTTCTTGAAGAAACGAAAAATCATTTACCCATCCAAGAATTATCTTACACTTTTCATGGACGTGATGTATATGCATATACTGGTGCAAGACTTGCATCAGGAAAAATTAAATTTGAAGAAATAGGACCTAAAATAGGAGTATCTAGTATAATAGAGCTTAAAACAGTTTCACCTATTATAGAAGAAAATAAGGTAACGGGGACTATTGATGTGTTAGATGTAAGATATGGAAGTCTTTGGTCAAATATACCTTATGAAGATTTTAAAAAATTAAATATATCAGTTGGAGATAAAGTTGAAGTAACGATTACTCATTCAGATAGAGTACTTTATCAAAATTTTATTTATTTTAAAACAAGTTTTTCGGATGTTAGAATAGGAGAACCTTTAATATATATAAACTCATTAAATAATATAGGACTTGCAATAAACCAAGGTTCATTTGCAAAAGCATATAATATTAAAACCGGAATAAATTGGAAAATATCATTTAAAAAATAA